A section of the Pelagicoccus albus genome encodes:
- a CDS encoding intermembrane phospholipid transport protein YdbH family protein codes for MNPRLQKSLRISLRIALAGGALLLLLICVFWFTRISTASRLVRSYLEDNGFQKAEFDLVSLQLDSLEVENVTLERDETSLQLRKLSLSYDLSELINNQRIQEAHIEGATLVQALESGESSPSEDTDSFVLEDLQTYFSYFDLSAIGPLPFDRIQIADSTTEFVIDGKTISPKIEATFVAKADQSLDIELQLEEPSGTLHLLGTLYDPNTSEFSLDLRLKDPSQALSYWYPDWRNSLPDLSRIESGPVEIQIKLPAAVQDSRNIDFSIEIQDLRTDYEEVVAQIPRLSLRSSFNSFDNIPATLEFSVQQLARDTLSLSPDSNLKFGIELKDFSFLKIQSLTPIPWNYDTDYISGSSKLTATYKLNDETAPLWAVLEDPQIELSDYTLTPLFAELEGDFDELRFTTEELGLADFPEHRLSAGYGNILIPEDETEPIAVTFNAESLSDPIILNEETAGIPVFTISLSTEVGDESTRSLITVASKDQQSYLNLPGLATLKGTLAANVDLNQSEATELFTGSVKLDASNLSIQSEPLSGNGVNIQSLISFRDLDSDSLTSDEFPSEPTIADLLDKLQVTLDWQANELDLPNASAKWSGGSHSLAGIDGSIQFSNTLSLGIVALDTIQVEQVYVENSNQGSLSQMSGSVAFSSLLAGTSIELSSKYEALDLLDEPKLSGDFELSPISLFHSDLPSLLIPELAGLTVSGNLSASGSFHSDRDSSDSSFHTILQEGLVEYPASQITASGIEVDLQVDSLANLDSAEHRSRLTIDKLKAGDFEAHDAKAQFRILEGTQLAIDSADVSLFDGKALLRTSDIPIDGSDFQSSVRLEHLSLAELSRYAQSFEGEMDGRLSGELPFRVKDGEFQLLRGSLNLPPNTTATLLYNTKGLLTEDDTEAPAEKPTFSDRVLKFLKIDPDRAAEEALGNITLTRFDAELFPEDSPDMPITIRMEGTAHSGVAEIPVVISTQVFGSMSELYNFLIRLNSL; via the coding sequence GTGAATCCTCGCTTGCAAAAGTCTCTTCGAATTTCCCTCCGCATCGCACTAGCGGGAGGAGCTTTGCTACTTTTGCTCATCTGCGTTTTCTGGTTTACGAGAATCTCGACCGCAAGTCGCCTCGTTCGAAGCTACCTTGAGGATAACGGATTCCAAAAGGCGGAATTCGATCTGGTTTCCCTGCAGCTCGATTCGCTGGAGGTAGAAAACGTCACACTGGAGAGGGACGAAACGTCTCTCCAATTGAGAAAGCTGAGTCTCAGCTACGACCTATCGGAGCTCATCAACAATCAGCGAATACAAGAAGCCCACATCGAGGGGGCTACACTCGTCCAAGCTTTGGAATCAGGTGAATCGTCCCCTTCCGAGGACACAGACTCTTTCGTTTTGGAAGATCTGCAAACTTACTTCTCTTACTTCGATCTTTCCGCGATTGGCCCACTGCCCTTTGACCGTATCCAAATAGCCGATTCAACAACGGAGTTCGTGATCGATGGTAAAACCATCAGTCCCAAAATCGAGGCAACGTTTGTAGCGAAAGCCGACCAAAGTCTCGACATCGAGCTCCAACTCGAAGAGCCAAGTGGCACTCTCCATTTACTGGGCACACTCTACGATCCTAATACATCCGAATTCAGTTTAGACCTGCGGCTGAAAGATCCCAGCCAAGCCCTCTCCTACTGGTATCCAGATTGGCGAAACAGCCTGCCGGACCTTTCTCGAATAGAAAGCGGGCCAGTAGAGATTCAAATAAAGCTACCCGCCGCTGTGCAGGATTCTCGAAACATTGATTTCTCAATCGAGATCCAGGACCTCAGAACAGACTACGAAGAAGTGGTGGCTCAAATCCCGCGACTCTCGCTGAGGAGTTCCTTCAACAGCTTCGATAACATCCCCGCAACTCTAGAGTTTTCCGTCCAGCAATTAGCGCGAGACACGCTTAGCCTGAGTCCCGACTCCAATTTGAAGTTCGGAATCGAACTGAAGGACTTCTCATTTTTGAAGATCCAAAGTCTGACCCCGATTCCATGGAACTACGATACCGACTACATCAGTGGATCGAGCAAACTCACCGCGACCTACAAGCTCAACGACGAGACAGCCCCCTTATGGGCTGTACTAGAAGATCCGCAGATCGAGCTCAGCGACTACACTCTAACGCCGCTCTTCGCCGAGCTAGAAGGCGACTTCGATGAGCTCCGCTTTACAACCGAGGAGCTTGGGCTGGCTGATTTTCCAGAACACCGCCTCTCTGCTGGTTACGGAAACATTCTAATTCCTGAGGACGAGACCGAACCCATAGCAGTCACCTTCAATGCAGAATCCCTCTCCGATCCTATCATCTTAAACGAAGAAACAGCAGGTATTCCCGTATTCACGATTTCCTTATCGACCGAAGTGGGCGACGAATCAACTCGGAGTCTAATCACCGTCGCTTCCAAAGACCAGCAAAGCTACCTGAACCTACCAGGACTCGCCACATTGAAGGGAACCCTCGCTGCAAACGTCGACCTCAATCAGAGCGAGGCTACCGAACTCTTTACCGGCAGCGTTAAACTCGACGCATCCAACCTTTCAATACAGTCCGAGCCGCTATCGGGCAATGGCGTCAACATTCAATCTCTTATCAGCTTCCGCGACTTGGATTCGGACTCGCTGACAAGCGACGAATTTCCGAGCGAGCCGACAATAGCGGATCTACTGGACAAACTCCAAGTCACCTTAGACTGGCAAGCCAACGAATTGGATCTGCCCAATGCCAGCGCGAAATGGAGCGGCGGAAGCCACTCTCTAGCGGGAATCGATGGTAGCATCCAATTTTCCAATACACTAAGCCTTGGAATCGTCGCTCTTGACACCATCCAAGTGGAACAGGTTTATGTGGAAAATTCGAATCAGGGATCTTTGAGCCAGATGTCAGGGAGCGTGGCGTTCAGCTCCCTTTTGGCCGGGACAAGTATCGAGCTCTCAAGCAAGTACGAGGCCCTCGATCTTCTGGATGAGCCAAAGCTAAGTGGCGACTTCGAGCTATCGCCCATTTCCCTCTTCCACTCCGACCTGCCCTCCTTGCTCATTCCTGAACTCGCAGGCCTCACCGTTTCCGGCAACCTTTCCGCCTCTGGGTCCTTTCACTCCGACCGGGACAGTTCCGACTCCAGCTTTCACACGATCTTGCAAGAAGGCCTCGTCGAATACCCCGCGTCTCAAATCACCGCTTCCGGCATCGAAGTGGATCTGCAAGTCGATTCTCTAGCCAATCTCGACAGCGCAGAACATCGCTCCCGACTCACCATCGACAAGCTGAAGGCCGGCGATTTCGAGGCTCACGACGCCAAAGCCCAGTTTCGCATTCTCGAGGGTACCCAACTGGCGATCGACTCCGCCGACGTTTCCCTCTTCGACGGAAAAGCCCTGCTTCGCACCTCCGATATCCCTATCGATGGCTCGGATTTCCAGAGTTCCGTTCGACTAGAGCACCTTTCATTGGCCGAGCTTTCCCGTTACGCCCAAAGCTTCGAGGGCGAGATGGACGGACGATTGAGCGGCGAGCTCCCTTTCCGAGTGAAAGACGGCGAATTCCAGCTCCTGCGGGGTTCTCTCAACCTTCCCCCCAACACCACCGCCACCTTGCTCTACAATACCAAAGGGCTTCTCACCGAGGACGATACAGAGGCTCCGGCCGAAAAACCCACCTTCTCCGACCGTGTTCTGAAGTTTCTCAAAATCGATCCCGACCGGGCCGCCGAGGAGGCGCTGGGCAACATCACTCTCACCCGCTTCGATGCGGAATTGTTCCCTGAAGACTCGCCCGACATGCCTATTACGATTAGGATGGAAGGCACCGCTCATTCCGGCGTGGCGGAAATACCGGTGGTGATCTCCACGCAAGTTTTCGGATCGATGAGTGAATTATATAACTTTCTCATTCGTCTAAACTCACTCTGA
- a CDS encoding HAD family hydrolase, with translation MSQNPASTFHPIKAVAIDLDGTLLSPDHTISEENRAAIETLHASGVEIILASGRHYQSMLPYAKSLPMVRYMVSAQGAYASDVDNSQTLYVSHMPTDDADAAITFGEEHGLSIVVYTAAGLFTLSKGKWIDFYASLAGLDPTFTTHEEVLKEHIFKVVYFGEEEKLDEVQQLDFLSKSQLYTVRSMTNIYEQADPKTSKAAALKPLIEHLGIQASELATFGDGNNDIPMFEFSGFSAAMDRAWDGPKAAATLVTPDGPPESSFARAVQAMQTHYRKLA, from the coding sequence ATGAGCCAAAATCCAGCATCCACTTTTCATCCAATCAAAGCCGTAGCCATCGACTTGGACGGCACTCTCCTTTCTCCGGACCACACAATTTCCGAGGAAAACCGTGCAGCGATCGAGACGCTACACGCCTCCGGAGTCGAAATCATCCTCGCTTCTGGTCGCCACTACCAGAGCATGCTTCCCTACGCCAAAAGCCTGCCCATGGTTCGCTACATGGTCTCTGCACAGGGAGCCTACGCTAGCGATGTCGATAACAGTCAAACCCTGTACGTGTCGCATATGCCAACTGACGATGCGGACGCAGCCATCACTTTTGGCGAGGAGCATGGCCTTTCTATCGTGGTCTATACCGCTGCCGGGCTCTTCACCTTAAGCAAAGGAAAATGGATCGATTTCTACGCCAGTTTGGCAGGGCTCGACCCGACTTTCACCACGCACGAGGAAGTCCTGAAAGAACACATTTTCAAGGTGGTCTACTTTGGCGAAGAGGAGAAGCTGGACGAGGTTCAGCAGTTGGACTTCCTCAGCAAGAGCCAGCTCTACACAGTTCGCTCCATGACTAATATCTACGAGCAGGCGGACCCCAAAACCTCAAAGGCCGCTGCCTTAAAGCCCTTGATCGAACACCTTGGAATCCAAGCCTCCGAGCTCGCGACCTTTGGTGACGGCAACAACGACATCCCAATGTTCGAATTTTCTGGCTTCTCCGCAGCCATGGACCGTGCCTGGGATGGCCCCAAAGCCGCCGCCACCCTAGTGACCCCCGATGGTCCGCCGGAATCTTCCTTCGCCCGCGCCGTGCAGGCCATGCAGACCCATTACCGCAAGCTGGCCTAA
- a CDS encoding DEAD/DEAH box helicase, protein MYKLRTYQQEAVDSTLNHFRRKRTPAVIVLPTGAGKSLVIAELAKVAKGRVLVLAHVKELVEQNHLKYQSYGLEAGIYSAGLNQKDSKQKVIFGSIQSVANASDDFFEDFTLLVIDECHRVGLEPDSQYAKVITRLKLSNSRICILGLTATPYRLGLGWIYNYALRGEVKTLEMRFFKSCIYDLPLEYMIRNGYLTPPVKVDIPVTSYDFSELTEGGKEYTMAQLENALQQQRRLTPLIIKNIIDITESYQRQGVMIFSSTVKHAQEIMKCLPEGQARLVLGETEAVDRDKIIEEFKRKNFKYLVNVSVLTTGFDAPHVDVIAILRPTESISLYQQIIGRGLRLDTAKKDCLVLDYTGMGHSIFSPEIGEKKTVSESVAVQVPCPECGFINDFWGIVDDDGNVIEHFGRKCRGGKQNPDTYEFRPCGYRFRFKVCERCSAQNDITARECSSCGNILIDPDTKLKQAKLSKDAHVLTPDSIEMLERFDKNGNPYLQVKYYDYDARFLAEIHYLNNPTSLKKFNVNFLRSHLRRPELKLNIRSVEEVVKMQPQLRMPAFVIGRKQGKFWKITEKIFSEELGQK, encoded by the coding sequence ATGTACAAGCTCAGGACCTACCAGCAGGAGGCTGTTGACAGCACCTTGAACCACTTTCGGCGAAAGCGGACTCCGGCCGTTATCGTTTTGCCGACGGGTGCCGGTAAGAGCTTGGTCATTGCGGAACTGGCCAAGGTCGCCAAAGGACGCGTACTGGTGCTTGCCCACGTCAAGGAACTAGTCGAACAAAACCACCTCAAATACCAAAGCTACGGTCTCGAAGCAGGAATCTATTCTGCGGGACTGAACCAGAAGGACAGCAAGCAAAAGGTCATCTTCGGCAGCATTCAATCGGTTGCGAACGCCAGCGACGACTTCTTTGAAGACTTCACACTGCTCGTTATTGACGAGTGCCATCGCGTCGGCCTTGAACCGGACAGCCAGTACGCAAAAGTCATCACGCGGCTCAAGCTCAGCAACAGCCGAATCTGCATCCTTGGCCTCACTGCAACCCCATATCGCCTTGGGCTTGGATGGATCTACAACTACGCTCTACGCGGAGAAGTGAAAACGCTGGAGATGCGTTTCTTCAAGAGCTGCATCTACGACCTTCCGCTAGAATACATGATCCGAAATGGTTATCTAACCCCTCCGGTCAAAGTCGATATCCCTGTCACTTCCTACGACTTTTCCGAGCTCACCGAAGGCGGCAAGGAGTACACCATGGCTCAACTGGAGAACGCGCTGCAGCAACAAAGACGCCTGACGCCTCTGATCATAAAGAACATCATAGACATAACCGAGAGCTACCAGCGGCAAGGTGTCATGATCTTCAGCTCCACCGTGAAGCACGCCCAGGAGATTATGAAGTGCCTGCCCGAAGGCCAAGCTCGCCTCGTCCTCGGGGAAACCGAAGCAGTGGATCGGGATAAAATAATCGAGGAGTTTAAGCGGAAAAACTTCAAATACTTGGTTAACGTATCGGTCTTAACCACGGGATTCGACGCTCCTCACGTGGACGTTATTGCCATCCTTCGTCCAACCGAATCGATCAGCCTCTACCAGCAAATCATCGGGCGTGGTCTTCGACTGGATACAGCAAAGAAGGACTGCCTCGTTCTAGACTACACAGGGATGGGCCACAGCATTTTCAGCCCAGAGATAGGCGAAAAGAAAACCGTATCCGAATCAGTCGCCGTGCAAGTCCCTTGCCCGGAGTGCGGATTCATCAACGACTTCTGGGGAATAGTCGACGACGATGGGAACGTAATCGAACACTTTGGCCGCAAATGCCGAGGTGGTAAGCAAAATCCGGATACTTATGAATTCAGGCCCTGTGGCTATCGCTTCCGCTTCAAGGTCTGCGAGCGTTGTTCCGCCCAAAACGACATCACCGCTCGCGAATGCAGCAGTTGCGGAAACATACTCATCGACCCGGACACAAAGCTAAAGCAAGCCAAGCTCTCCAAGGATGCCCACGTCCTAACGCCCGATTCCATAGAGATGCTAGAACGCTTCGACAAGAACGGGAACCCTTACTTACAGGTCAAATACTACGACTACGACGCCCGCTTCCTGGCCGAGATCCATTACCTCAACAACCCAACCAGCCTCAAGAAGTTCAACGTCAACTTCCTCAGGTCCCATTTGCGACGTCCCGAACTAAAGCTAAATATTCGCTCCGTAGAAGAGGTAGTTAAAATGCAACCACAGCTTAGGATGCCGGCCTTTGTTATCGGGAGGAAGCAAGGCAAGTTCTGGAAGATCACGGAGAAAATCTTCAGCGAAGAGCTGGGTCAAAAATGA
- a CDS encoding alkaline phosphatase family protein yields MRRTAVINIVALSARLIGPHTPNILAYARKQNQASYSPSFPALTCTSQSDILTGKKPSEHGIVANGWYNRDYSEVHFWKQSNHLVKAPKIWETLKKRDPEFTCAKLFWWYNMYSTADYTITPRPMYPADGRKVFDIYTQPMGMREEIKKDLGEFPFFTFWGPKAGIECSQWIAKSAMWTEEKQSPTLSLVYLPHLDYNLQRLGPKHPDIAKDLQAIDSVVGELIDFYEARGVQVILLSEYGITDVDTPIHINRALREKGWLNTKEELGLEQLDAGISQAFAVADHQIAHVYLNDSSIAHEVRETLLSLQGVDQVLDRNQQKDLGIDHERSGDFIAVANENAWFTYYYWLDDNKAPDFARTIDIHRKPGYDPVELFIDPKLKLPPARIAKFLLKKKLGFRALLDVIPLDASLVKGSHGCRPSNKQDWPVLISPLQAPENLESIDIHDLLLSHFEQ; encoded by the coding sequence ATGCGTCGTACCGCCGTAATCAATATCGTCGCTTTATCGGCTCGTCTGATCGGTCCCCACACCCCGAACATCCTCGCCTACGCGAGGAAGCAAAATCAGGCATCCTATTCGCCCTCCTTCCCGGCCCTCACCTGCACGAGCCAATCCGATATTCTCACAGGCAAAAAGCCCAGCGAACACGGCATCGTAGCGAACGGCTGGTACAACCGAGACTACTCGGAGGTTCATTTCTGGAAGCAATCCAACCACTTGGTCAAAGCCCCAAAAATCTGGGAAACCCTGAAGAAACGCGACCCGGAGTTCACCTGCGCCAAGCTATTCTGGTGGTACAATATGTATTCTACCGCAGACTACACCATCACGCCACGTCCCATGTATCCCGCGGATGGCAGGAAGGTATTCGACATTTATACTCAGCCGATGGGGATGCGGGAAGAAATCAAGAAGGACCTCGGTGAGTTTCCCTTCTTCACTTTCTGGGGACCCAAAGCCGGTATCGAGTGCTCCCAATGGATCGCCAAATCCGCTATGTGGACTGAGGAAAAACAGAGCCCCACCCTTTCGCTCGTCTACCTTCCCCACTTGGACTACAACCTGCAACGACTTGGCCCCAAGCATCCCGACATCGCTAAGGACTTGCAGGCCATCGACAGCGTGGTCGGCGAGCTGATAGACTTTTACGAGGCAAGAGGAGTGCAAGTCATCCTCCTCTCCGAATACGGTATCACGGACGTCGATACACCAATCCACATCAACAGGGCCCTAAGAGAAAAGGGCTGGCTGAATACCAAAGAAGAGCTTGGCCTAGAACAGCTAGACGCAGGGATCAGCCAAGCCTTTGCCGTCGCCGACCACCAAATCGCCCATGTTTACCTGAACGACTCTAGCATAGCCCACGAAGTACGCGAAACCCTTCTATCTCTGCAGGGAGTCGATCAAGTCTTGGACCGCAACCAGCAAAAAGACTTGGGCATCGATCACGAGCGCAGCGGAGATTTCATAGCCGTGGCCAATGAAAACGCTTGGTTCACCTACTACTATTGGTTGGACGATAACAAAGCCCCCGACTTCGCTCGAACGATCGACATCCACCGCAAGCCCGGCTACGACCCGGTGGAGCTCTTCATAGATCCAAAGCTAAAGCTTCCACCCGCCCGGATCGCAAAATTCCTACTCAAGAAAAAGCTCGGCTTCCGCGCCCTACTAGACGTCATCCCCCTAGACGCCAGCCTCGTAAAAGGCTCTCACGGCTGCCGCCCAAGCAACAAGCAAGATTGGCCCGTATTGATATCGCCCTTACAAGCACCGGAGAACCTAGAATCCATCGACATCCACGACCTGCTCCTGTCTCACTTTGAGCAATGA
- a CDS encoding 3-dehydroquinate synthase, protein MTLLPSIEHSIQIPYQLRVLFTENAFAPDNSLLLDLLDPQGVGFRSKVAFYLDEGVAQASPGLVEQIESYCQKHKDALDLRGISLLPAGEAIKNTSSYLRKIYEEIEDWKICRHSYVIAIGGGALLDAVGFAAATAHRGIRHIRFPTTTLGQGDAGVGVKNGVNYLGKKNFVGTFAPPFAVVNDFAFLKTLPEKHLRNGFIEAIKVALVRDAAFFDWIEINADSLIRSEAQAVQELVHRSAQLHVQHIATSGDPFELGSARPLDFGHWAAHKLEQLSDFRLSHGEAVAIGIALDTLYSLKKGFLDHPSASRILFLIRRLGFATYAKEIEQKSANDENAVIAGLEEFREHLGGMLTITLLTGIGSRIEVHEMDTDIILESIGELPRG, encoded by the coding sequence ATGACGCTTCTCCCGAGTATCGAGCACTCCATACAAATCCCCTACCAGCTAAGGGTCCTTTTTACCGAAAACGCATTTGCCCCCGACAATTCCTTGTTGCTCGACTTACTTGACCCGCAGGGTGTCGGCTTCAGAAGCAAGGTGGCATTCTATCTGGATGAAGGTGTCGCTCAAGCTTCGCCCGGCCTCGTCGAACAAATCGAAAGCTATTGCCAAAAACACAAAGATGCCCTCGACCTGCGCGGTATCTCCCTCCTACCCGCCGGAGAGGCCATTAAAAATACCTCGTCTTACTTGAGGAAGATCTACGAGGAAATCGAGGATTGGAAGATCTGCCGCCACTCGTACGTGATCGCCATCGGAGGAGGGGCTTTGCTCGATGCGGTCGGCTTCGCCGCAGCGACCGCTCATCGCGGGATTCGTCATATCCGTTTTCCCACTACAACGCTTGGGCAGGGGGATGCAGGAGTAGGTGTGAAAAACGGTGTCAATTACCTCGGGAAGAAAAACTTCGTAGGCACCTTCGCCCCACCTTTCGCGGTGGTAAACGATTTCGCATTCCTAAAGACCTTGCCGGAGAAGCACCTCCGCAACGGCTTCATCGAAGCCATCAAAGTTGCCCTCGTACGAGACGCTGCCTTTTTTGACTGGATTGAAATCAATGCGGATTCGCTGATTCGCTCCGAAGCCCAAGCGGTGCAGGAGCTCGTACATCGCTCCGCCCAGCTTCATGTCCAACATATCGCCACCTCAGGCGACCCCTTCGAGCTCGGTTCCGCCCGTCCGCTCGACTTCGGACACTGGGCTGCTCACAAACTCGAGCAGCTTTCCGATTTCCGTCTTAGTCACGGCGAAGCTGTAGCCATCGGGATAGCCCTCGATACACTCTATTCCTTGAAGAAGGGTTTCCTAGATCACCCCAGCGCCTCTCGAATCCTATTCCTGATTCGCCGGCTCGGATTCGCCACTTACGCAAAAGAGATTGAGCAAAAGTCTGCGAACGACGAAAACGCCGTGATCGCTGGTCTGGAAGAGTTTCGCGAACATTTGGGCGGCATGCTCACCATCACCTTACTGACTGGCATCGGCAGTCGAATCGAGGTCCACGAAATGGATACGGATATAATCCTCGAGTCCATCGGCGAGCTGCCCAGAGGCTAG
- a CDS encoding UbiA family prenyltransferase, with amino-acid sequence MTNLRTHLTLARASNLPTVWSNILCAWIIVGGYEWLQFASYAIGGTLLYTGGMYLNDYFDREFDSEFRPERPIPSQQISPVTVRNIAAALLLVGFAGFAWTGLLPAAFAAGIVACIVIYDFSHKGNAASPLFMAACRALLYLAVASSYENGIDTYNLIATGTIFTFILGVTYLARGESTTNAIDYPALAMAAAPVLGAFYYRSDYFDAQRGAVLALFAAWNARSFLRARVDGELIIGKTIGPLLASIPILDLLILSTLGLANQTHLIVFVALFALTATAQKTIPAS; translated from the coding sequence GTGACGAATCTCCGAACTCATCTCACACTTGCCCGGGCCTCTAACCTGCCCACCGTTTGGTCAAATATCCTTTGCGCTTGGATCATCGTAGGCGGGTACGAATGGCTCCAGTTCGCCTCCTACGCGATCGGCGGAACCTTGCTCTACACCGGAGGCATGTACCTCAACGACTATTTCGATCGCGAGTTCGACTCCGAATTTCGTCCCGAGCGCCCGATCCCTTCGCAGCAAATTTCACCCGTTACGGTCAGAAACATAGCCGCAGCCCTACTCCTGGTCGGATTTGCCGGCTTCGCCTGGACCGGCTTGCTACCCGCCGCCTTCGCGGCGGGAATCGTTGCCTGCATCGTCATCTACGACTTCAGCCACAAAGGGAATGCCGCCTCGCCCCTCTTCATGGCAGCCTGCCGAGCGCTCCTTTATCTCGCGGTCGCGAGCTCCTACGAAAATGGAATCGACACCTACAACCTCATCGCAACAGGCACGATTTTCACCTTCATCCTGGGAGTGACTTACCTTGCCCGCGGGGAGTCGACCACCAATGCGATCGATTATCCCGCCCTCGCGATGGCAGCCGCCCCGGTACTCGGAGCTTTCTACTATCGCTCCGACTACTTCGACGCCCAACGCGGCGCGGTCTTAGCCCTTTTCGCCGCTTGGAACGCGCGATCTTTCCTGAGAGCTAGAGTAGACGGAGAACTCATAATCGGAAAGACGATCGGACCCTTGCTGGCCTCCATTCCCATCCTTGACCTTCTCATCCTATCGACGCTCGGTTTGGCCAACCAAACCCATCTCATCGTTTTCGTGGCCCTGTTCGCACTCACAGCGACCGCCCAAAAAACAATCCCCGCCAGCTAA